Proteins encoded together in one Calditrichota bacterium window:
- the lepA gene encoding elongation factor 4 produces the protein MRPDVRNFCIIAHIDHGKSTLADRLLEETQTIDKRQMTTQVLDNMDLEKERGITIKMHPITMQYKHSSGKTYILNLIDTPGHVDFTYEVSRSLKACEGAVLVVDASQGMEAQTLSNLYLALDANLEILPVLNKVDLPVARPDEIAHQVGDLLGVDPDSILRVSGKTGVGVPALLEAIVDFFPAPKGKDSDPTRALIFDSQFDMYRGAIAHVRVVDGKLRAGQKIRFAASQKEFEVQEVGVLRMSQIKRDELTAGDVGYVVSGCRDVRDIRVGDTIFDSSDSKSPPLSGYREVKPMVFAGIYPSDTSDYELLRDSLAKLALNDSALIYEPETSVALGFGFRVGFLGLLHFEVIQERLEREYNLDLVCTVPSVEYKAMLTDKTVVLVENPVKMPAAGELEFMEEPFVKASIITPEEYIGAIMQLCIEARGLYVNTEYLDGTRVSLHYELPLAEIIFDFYDRLKSISRGYASFDYEIMDYRHSELTRLDILVNGEIVDALSVIVHRDKAYDWGRRVCDRLVDLIPRQMFEVAIQAAVGSKIIARSTVRAMRKNVLAKCYGGDITRKRKLLEKQKAGKKRMKAVGNVEIPQEAFLAILKAE, from the coding sequence ATGCGGCCTGACGTTCGTAACTTTTGTATCATCGCTCATATTGATCACGGCAAGTCCACACTTGCCGACCGTTTGCTCGAAGAAACCCAAACCATCGACAAGCGGCAGATGACGACGCAGGTCTTGGACAACATGGATCTCGAAAAAGAGCGTGGGATCACGATCAAGATGCACCCCATTACGATGCAATACAAGCACAGCAGTGGGAAGACGTACATTCTCAACTTGATCGATACCCCCGGACACGTGGACTTTACCTATGAAGTTTCGCGCAGTCTCAAGGCCTGTGAAGGAGCTGTCTTGGTCGTTGACGCAAGTCAAGGAATGGAAGCGCAGACTCTTTCCAACCTCTACTTAGCACTTGATGCGAACCTCGAGATTCTTCCTGTTCTCAACAAAGTCGATTTGCCTGTTGCCCGTCCGGATGAAATTGCCCATCAAGTTGGCGATTTGCTCGGCGTGGACCCCGATTCGATTTTGAGAGTCAGCGGCAAGACGGGCGTCGGGGTTCCTGCGCTGCTTGAAGCGATCGTTGACTTCTTCCCGGCCCCGAAAGGCAAGGACTCTGATCCCACCCGCGCACTGATTTTTGATTCGCAGTTCGATATGTACCGCGGTGCCATTGCGCACGTTCGAGTGGTCGACGGAAAATTGCGCGCTGGTCAGAAGATTCGCTTCGCCGCCTCGCAGAAAGAGTTTGAAGTTCAGGAAGTCGGTGTGCTGCGGATGTCGCAGATCAAGCGCGACGAATTGACTGCCGGGGATGTCGGCTACGTCGTGAGCGGTTGCCGCGACGTCCGGGATATTCGTGTCGGCGACACGATCTTTGATTCGTCCGACAGCAAGTCTCCACCGTTGTCTGGATATCGCGAAGTCAAGCCCATGGTGTTCGCGGGAATCTATCCCTCCGATACAAGTGACTATGAGTTGTTGCGCGATTCTTTGGCAAAATTAGCCTTGAACGACAGCGCGCTAATCTACGAGCCCGAAACGTCAGTCGCTTTGGGCTTCGGTTTTCGCGTAGGTTTCTTAGGGCTCTTGCATTTTGAAGTCATTCAAGAACGCCTCGAGCGCGAATACAATCTCGACTTGGTTTGCACCGTTCCATCGGTGGAATACAAGGCCATGCTTACAGACAAGACCGTCGTGTTGGTCGAGAATCCGGTGAAAATGCCGGCCGCTGGAGAACTGGAGTTTATGGAAGAACCGTTTGTCAAGGCGTCTATCATTACTCCTGAGGAATATATCGGCGCGATCATGCAGCTCTGCATCGAGGCCCGCGGGCTGTATGTCAACACGGAGTATCTGGACGGCACGCGCGTGAGTCTTCACTATGAGCTGCCGCTCGCGGAAATTATCTTCGACTTCTATGATCGTTTGAAAAGCATTTCGCGCGGTTATGCGTCCTTTGACTACGAAATTATGGACTATCGCCACAGCGAACTGACCCGGCTTGACATTCTGGTCAACGGTGAGATTGTCGATGCGTTGTCCGTGATCGTTCACCGCGACAAGGCGTACGACTGGGGTCGAAGAGTATGTGATAGGCTGGTCGACCTGATCCCGCGACAAATGTTCGAAGTTGCGATTCAGGCTGCCGTCGGATCGAAAATCATTGCCCGGTCTACCGTTCGGGCCATGCGAAAAAATGTTTTGGCGAAGTGCTATGGCGGCGACATTACCAGAAAGCGCAAGCTCCTCGAGAAGCAAAAGGCCGGCAAGAAGCGTATGAAAGCCGTCGGCAACGTGGAAATCCCGCAAGAGGCCTTTCTTGCAATTCTGAAAGCTGAGTGA
- a CDS encoding PspC domain-containing protein produces the protein MGDVRRLKRSSRDKKIAGICGGFGEYFNVDPTLVRVLWILAVLLGGTGLLLYLILWIVMPLDADPDLLSRG, from the coding sequence ATGGGAGATGTTCGTCGCCTCAAAAGGTCAAGCCGCGACAAGAAAATTGCAGGTATTTGCGGAGGATTCGGCGAGTACTTCAACGTTGATCCAACCTTAGTACGGGTGCTTTGGATTCTCGCAGTGCTGCTCGGCGGAACGGGTTTGCTCTTGTATTTGATTTTGTGGATCGTGATGCCGCTTGATGCGGATCCCGATCTACTTTCCCGCGGCTAA
- the greA gene encoding transcription elongation factor GreA, whose amino-acid sequence MEKLQDELNDWKYKKRPAMVKQLQIAREHGDLSENAEYHAAKEELARIDSKIHKLEAMMHSAVMIDSSKIIADQVRLLTRVKVLDKKKKTEKEFTIVSAAEANPAEGRISHQSPIGQGLMGSKVGETVEITVPAGVVEWTILEIYPLE is encoded by the coding sequence ATGGAGAAACTCCAGGACGAGCTCAATGATTGGAAGTACAAGAAACGGCCTGCCATGGTCAAGCAGCTGCAAATTGCGCGCGAACACGGAGATCTCTCCGAAAATGCCGAGTATCATGCCGCGAAGGAAGAACTCGCGCGCATCGATTCGAAGATTCATAAGCTGGAAGCCATGATGCATTCTGCCGTCATGATCGACTCGAGCAAAATTATTGCCGACCAAGTCAGACTCCTGACGCGCGTCAAGGTGCTCGACAAGAAGAAGAAAACTGAAAAAGAATTTACGATCGTCTCCGCGGCTGAGGCTAACCCGGCGGAAGGCCGCATAAGTCATCAGTCGCCTATCGGTCAAGGTCTGATGGGCTCAAAGGTCGGAGAAACGGTCGAAATTACTGTTCCTGCCGGTGTCGTGGAATGGACAATCCTCGAAATTTATCCGCTGGAATGA